In Shewanella glacialimarina, the genomic stretch CACCATCAATAATAGCAACCTTAACGCCTTTACCAGCATTTTCCATGCCGTTAACTGCATTCCACATTGCTTGACTGTTGATTATTTCATGAGAAGCATCCATTTGTGCTTCATACATTGTTTCAGGGTAAACAGACTTAACACCAGGAATTGCCATTAATGCTTCAATGGTTAGGCCCTGTCCGGCAATAGATACACCGTTAAATAGTGTCTTAAACTTACGCTCTACTTTTGCATTACCGGCGACTTTAGTTAACGCGCTAGCAAAGTTGTTTTGCTCAGTAGCTAGATATGAGGCGTAGTCTTTGACTGGAGCTGATTGAATATCAATCTTACCGTCTTTAGACTTTATTGCTGTTGCTGCTAAGTTTTTAATACCACCTTGATAAAGGGCCACAGCAGGAGAAGACAGCTCAACAATAAAGCGTTGAGGAGCTGTTATACTATTTGCTTTAACAGTAGATTTTTTATAGTTGTCAGTGGAGTGTAATTCTGGAGAGTACTGTAAACCAGTGTAATCAGTGTTCGCATAAGTAACACTTGAAATTAATGCCGCTGAAATAGCGAGTGATAGTTTAGTCTTCACAACGTCTTCCTTGTTTCAAGTCACCCTCAATGTGTTCTTAAGAATTTCGTATCAATTCATTAGATAGGTTATGGGGTGTAATTGTAATATTTTTATAATGATTATGTTGCACTACCTAGTGCACCATAATCATTTTTATCACAACCGAGCAACAAATGTAATGCGGTTGGGGAAAAAACTATTGTTTTTATTATACGGAATAGTATGTTGCTTATATTAGCTTATAGCTAATTGTTCTAAGGCTTAACCGCCCTTACTATAGGGTTTTGAAGGCTAATTAAGGTTTCTGTGGACTGAATTTCGTCTATTGACTGTATACGATTAATCAATACATGTTGTAATCCATCTATAGATTGGCACATTACCTTTACAAAAATGGAGTAATTACCCGTAGTATAATATGCCTCAACCACTTCATCTAATGCATTTAATTTTGCTATCGCGGCGGGATAATCACCGGCACTTTTCAAATTAATGCCAATAAAGCAGCAAACATCGTAACCCAATGCTTTAGGGTTAACGGTAATTTGTGCCCCTGTGATG encodes the following:
- the asnC gene encoding transcriptional regulator AsnC, whose protein sequence is MDSSFQRDQLDNQILSALMGDARTPFAELAKRFSVSAGTIHVRVEKMKQAGIITGAQITVNPKALGYDVCCFIGINLKSAGDYPAAIAKLNALDEVVEAYYTTGNYSIFVKVMCQSIDGLQHVLINRIQSIDEIQSTETLISLQNPIVRAVKP